The following are encoded in a window of Synergistaceae bacterium genomic DNA:
- the truA gene encoding tRNA pseudouridine(38-40) synthase TruA, whose amino-acid sequence MKYAAIIGYRGTGFSGWQRQESGTGIQEKIEDALEAVTGRKTAVTAAGRTDAGVHARGQAVSFELDKEWAPDRLLLAVNYHLPQEVAFMRVARADEGFDARRSALWREYRYLIWHGNAMPPLLRGFAWWNKFHWNMEEARKACAMFEGEHDFAAFCKSSERPERTRREILRTSLRHRRNLTIFTVRGDAFMTNMVRIMGGNLQAVGYGKKDLAWLSGLLSGRDRSESAVTAPPEGLYLWRVGYGEDDPFRGDGSPIRTYGIK is encoded by the coding sequence TTGAAGTACGCTGCCATAATCGGCTACAGGGGGACGGGCTTCTCCGGCTGGCAGAGGCAGGAGAGCGGAACGGGGATCCAGGAGAAGATAGAGGATGCTCTCGAGGCCGTCACGGGAAGAAAGACCGCTGTGACGGCTGCGGGCCGCACCGACGCGGGGGTGCACGCGCGCGGCCAGGCGGTCTCATTCGAGCTTGACAAAGAGTGGGCGCCGGACAGGCTTCTGCTGGCGGTAAACTACCACCTCCCGCAAGAGGTCGCATTCATGAGGGTCGCGCGAGCAGACGAGGGCTTCGATGCCCGCCGCTCCGCCCTGTGGCGCGAGTACCGCTACCTTATATGGCACGGAAACGCCATGCCTCCTCTTCTGAGGGGGTTTGCCTGGTGGAACAAGTTCCACTGGAACATGGAGGAGGCGAGAAAGGCCTGCGCGATGTTCGAGGGGGAGCACGACTTCGCCGCCTTCTGCAAGTCGTCCGAGCGTCCGGAGCGGACCAGGAGGGAGATCCTGAGGACATCCCTGCGGCACAGGCGAAACCTGACGATCTTCACCGTCCGCGGAGATGCTTTCATGACCAACATGGTCCGCATCATGGGCGGCAACCTCCAGGCCGTAGGCTACGGCAAGAAAGACCTCGCCTGGCTCTCCGGGCTTCTCTCCGGCCGCGACAGAAGCGAGTCGGCGGTCACCGCTCCGCCCGAAGGGCTCTACCTGTGGCGGGTCGGCTACGGGGAGGACGACCCGTTTCGCGGGGATGGTTCCCCTATCAGGACATACGGTATAAAATAG
- a CDS encoding flagellar hook-basal body protein — MHRGLYAAASAMITQESMHDVVANNLANAATSGFRKRIPVNKSFPEVLMDRIEKVSEDGEIKLVGPPFQLGLKGKFTIGDISLADVISETWMSTEMGAIQVTDNPLDVAIVGEGYFAVQDGAGNTYYTRSGHFQKNDEGQLVTEDGMLVLGDGGPIEVGDASRFSITENGNVMADGALVDMLQVVEFENPTYLRQVGRTSLSVTPHSGEPVPIEEPRLEPGALEMSNVNVVEEMVRMVEAHRAYESASKVLMTHDEITGKLITSYGRTS, encoded by the coding sequence ATGCACCGGGGACTATACGCCGCCGCCTCGGCGATGATAACGCAGGAGAGCATGCACGACGTTGTTGCCAACAACCTCGCCAACGCGGCCACATCGGGCTTCCGCAAGAGGATTCCCGTCAACAAGTCGTTTCCCGAGGTCCTGATGGACAGGATAGAGAAGGTCTCGGAGGACGGCGAGATCAAGCTCGTCGGGCCTCCATTTCAGCTTGGCCTCAAGGGCAAGTTCACGATAGGCGACATCAGTCTCGCCGATGTCATCTCCGAGACCTGGATGAGCACCGAGATGGGCGCCATCCAGGTGACCGACAACCCGCTCGACGTCGCCATAGTCGGAGAGGGCTATTTCGCCGTGCAGGACGGCGCCGGCAACACCTACTACACCAGGTCGGGCCACTTTCAGAAGAACGACGAGGGCCAGCTGGTGACCGAGGACGGAATGCTGGTGCTGGGGGACGGCGGGCCCATCGAGGTCGGTGACGCGTCCCGATTCTCCATAACGGAGAACGGCAACGTTATGGCCGATGGCGCCCTGGTCGACATGCTGCAGGTGGTGGAGTTCGAGAACCCCACATACCTGAGGCAGGTGGGTCGCACCTCTCTTTCCGTCACGCCTCACTCGGGCGAGCCGGTTCCGATCGAGGAACCCCGCCTGGAGCCGGGGGCGCTGGAGATGTCCAACGTCAACGTGGTCGAGGAGATGGTAAGGATGGTGGAGGCGCACCGAGCGTACGAATCGGCGTCTAAAGTGCTCATGACTCACGACGAGATCACGGGCAAACTGATAACGTCCTACGGCAGGACGAGCTAG
- a CDS encoding energy-coupling factor transporter transmembrane protein EcfT, with protein sequence MKFLNHLTFGQYVPADSPVHRLDPRCKILAVLLVLTGVFMARHSLVFAVWGVLLLLLARQSRLPIRLVLNSAKPVLILVVFTALIHIFFTDGKVLLKLWIVTITREGIVAAVQMGLRLLLLVLFASFLTLTTKPMELADGLERIFSPFARFGFPAHELAMMMTIALRFIPTLLDETDRIMKAQLARGASFDRGGIWKRLKAFIPVLIPLFVIVFQRAEDLATAMEARCYRGGEGRTRIHPLKWGRDDTAGAILVSVIVLLLVVGERSLYS encoded by the coding sequence ATGAAATTCCTGAACCACCTGACATTCGGACAGTACGTCCCCGCCGACTCCCCTGTGCATCGCCTCGACCCGAGGTGCAAGATTTTGGCTGTGCTGCTGGTGCTGACCGGGGTCTTCATGGCCCGCCACTCGCTCGTCTTCGCCGTATGGGGCGTCCTGCTCCTGCTCCTTGCCCGCCAGTCCCGCCTTCCCATACGACTGGTCCTGAACTCCGCCAAGCCGGTGCTAATACTCGTTGTCTTCACGGCCCTGATACACATCTTCTTCACGGACGGAAAGGTGCTGCTCAAACTCTGGATAGTCACTATCACCCGGGAGGGGATAGTCGCAGCCGTCCAGATGGGTCTGCGCCTGCTGCTGCTAGTGCTCTTCGCATCCTTCCTGACCCTGACCACCAAGCCGATGGAGCTGGCCGACGGGCTGGAGCGCATCTTCTCCCCCTTCGCCCGCTTCGGCTTTCCCGCGCATGAGCTGGCGATGATGATGACCATCGCCCTGCGCTTCATCCCCACGCTGCTCGACGAGACCGACCGAATAATGAAGGCGCAGCTGGCGAGGGGCGCCTCGTTCGACCGGGGAGGAATATGGAAGCGTCTCAAGGCCTTCATCCCGGTGCTCATCCCGCTGTTCGTAATAGTCTTCCAGAGGGCGGAGGACCTTGCGACGGCGATGGAGGCAAGATGCTACAGGGGAGGGGAGGGACGCACCAGGATCCACCCCCTGAAGTGGGGGAGGGACGACACGGCGGGGGCGATCCTTGTCTCGGTGATAGTACTGCTTCTGGTCGTCGGGGAGAGGAGCCTCTATTCTTGA
- a CDS encoding rod shape-determining protein has translation MFGTDIGIDLGTATVLIYEKNRGIVLREPSVVAVDLDSGKILAVGYEAKNMVGRTPGSITSVRPLKDGVIADYTMTEAMLHHFMRRVLRGFKRFFRNRVMICVPSGATDVERRAVLEAAVEVGAKEAFLIEEPMAAAIGANLDVEEPRGKMVVDIGGGTTDIAVISLGGIVVSKSLRIGGDRLDEGIVRYLRKQYNLAVGEQTSENLKIMIGTCLQEEPDTKMILKGRDLVQGLPRQIEVSSTNVSMAIGEMVQSLIDGVRNVLELTPPELSADIIDRGIVLTGGGALLRGLSELITRQTGINCFTADDPMECVALGTGRALAEIDKLQASGRSGILVNRRKGRKKKF, from the coding sequence GTGTTTGGAACCGACATAGGCATCGATCTTGGGACAGCGACTGTCCTCATATACGAGAAGAACAGGGGTATAGTTCTTCGGGAGCCCTCCGTGGTCGCGGTGGATCTTGACTCGGGCAAGATACTCGCGGTCGGCTACGAGGCCAAGAACATGGTCGGAAGGACGCCGGGGAGCATCACATCGGTCCGTCCGCTGAAGGACGGGGTGATCGCCGACTACACCATGACAGAGGCCATGCTTCACCACTTCATGCGCCGGGTGCTCAGGGGCTTCAAGCGCTTCTTCCGCAACCGCGTCATGATATGCGTGCCCTCCGGCGCCACGGACGTCGAGAGGCGAGCCGTGCTGGAGGCCGCGGTGGAGGTGGGAGCCAAGGAGGCCTTCCTGATAGAGGAACCGATGGCCGCCGCCATAGGGGCCAACCTCGACGTGGAGGAGCCCCGCGGCAAGATGGTCGTCGACATAGGCGGTGGCACCACCGACATAGCCGTCATCTCTCTCGGAGGCATAGTCGTCTCCAAGTCCCTTCGCATAGGAGGCGACCGGCTGGACGAGGGGATAGTCCGCTACCTGCGCAAGCAGTACAACCTCGCGGTAGGGGAGCAGACGTCCGAGAACCTGAAGATAATGATCGGCACCTGCCTGCAGGAGGAGCCGGACACCAAGATGATCCTCAAGGGCAGGGACCTGGTCCAGGGCCTTCCGCGCCAGATAGAGGTCTCCAGCACCAACGTGTCCATGGCGATCGGAGAGATGGTCCAGTCGCTGATCGACGGAGTCAGAAATGTCCTTGAGCTAACGCCGCCGGAGCTTTCGGCCGATATAATTGACAGGGGGATAGTTCTGACCGGAGGAGGCGCCCTTCTGAGGGGCCTCTCCGAGCTGATCACCCGCCAGACCGGCATCAACTGCTTCACCGCCGACGACCCGATGGAGTGCGTCGCGCTCGGCACGGGCAGGGCCCTCGCCGAGATAGACAAGCTCCAGGCGTCGGGGAGAAGCGGGATACTCGTGAATCGAAGGAAGGGCCGGAAGAAAAAGTTCTAG